In Treponema vincentii, a single window of DNA contains:
- a CDS encoding RNA-directed DNA polymerase translates to MYKEVHCLTAALLRALHFTKQYPYFLKLDMKKYFDSISHSKLTALLTAKFKDKALLNLFDKLLASYCVTEGRGLPIGNLTSQYFANFYLGFFDHYAKEKMQVKGYVRYMDDVLLFADTMQEIKDMLHTVKRFLEDELLLTLKEETIGKTANGVPFLGFLLKPKGIYLAQKKKKRLKKRIKEYRYKLERGVWNEEDYALHVTPVFAHVAISRCRRYCNRILQG, encoded by the coding sequence GTGTACAAGGAGGTACACTGCTTAACAGCTGCCTTACTGCGCGCGTTGCATTTTACCAAACAATATCCTTATTTCCTCAAGCTTGATATGAAAAAGTATTTTGATTCCATTTCACACAGTAAACTTACGGCATTGTTGACAGCTAAGTTTAAAGATAAAGCCTTGCTCAACTTATTTGATAAACTGCTGGCTTCTTACTGTGTAACGGAAGGGAGAGGGTTACCGATTGGAAATTTAACGAGCCAATACTTTGCAAATTTTTATCTCGGCTTTTTTGATCACTATGCAAAAGAAAAGATGCAGGTAAAAGGCTATGTCCGCTATATGGATGACGTGTTGCTCTTTGCCGATACCATGCAGGAAATAAAAGACATGCTGCATACTGTAAAGCGTTTTTTGGAAGATGAATTGCTTTTAACTTTAAAGGAAGAAACAATCGGCAAAACTGCGAATGGTGTACCGTTTCTTGGTTTTTTACTCAAGCCGAAAGGGATATATCTTGCGCAAAAGAAGAAAAAACGTCTTAAAAAGCGCATTAAAGAATACCGCTATAAGCTTGAACGTGGTGTGTGGAATGAAGAGGACTATGCCCTGCATGTGACGCCGGTATTTGCTCATGTTGCAATCAGCCGGTGCAGGAGGTATTGCAATAGGATTTTGCAGGGGTAG
- a CDS encoding Rpn family recombination-promoting nuclease/putative transposase, with amino-acid sequence MNDTLTLRNDYLFKLLLGSEENKVCLQDFLECVLDIPTDRIEGLELLDKELAKDTISDKTGILDVKLRLKDGTTIDIEIQNSWSAEFIPRTLFYWAKIYVEGFKEGEAYTSLTRCIAINLVSQGFKLNNLVHSVYRILEKKSYQQLTDLLEIHFLNLLLASQVTMQQEPIGNQEKLINWLQFINTDDKEERAMIATTSPVLQILNEKIDVLSLTPKERKLYESRMKLKSDIATISEVQFNSGLERGLAEGEARGSRQKALETAKNLLHFGLSRENIAQATGLSPAEVEAL; translated from the coding sequence ATGAACGATACTCTTACACTGAGAAATGATTATCTGTTTAAACTCTTGCTCGGATCGGAAGAAAATAAAGTTTGTTTACAAGATTTCCTTGAATGCGTACTGGATATCCCTACCGATCGGATTGAAGGTCTTGAATTGCTGGATAAGGAACTTGCCAAAGATACCATAAGCGATAAAACCGGTATTTTGGATGTTAAGCTCCGATTGAAAGACGGAACAACCATCGACATTGAAATCCAGAATAGCTGGTCCGCGGAATTTATTCCTCGCACCTTATTCTACTGGGCTAAAATATATGTTGAAGGGTTTAAAGAAGGCGAGGCATATACGAGCCTGACCAGGTGTATTGCGATCAATTTGGTTTCGCAGGGGTTCAAGTTGAATAATCTGGTACACTCTGTTTATCGTATCTTGGAGAAAAAAAGCTATCAGCAGCTCACTGATTTGCTTGAGATACATTTTTTGAATCTCTTGCTGGCAAGTCAAGTAACGATGCAGCAAGAGCCTATCGGAAATCAAGAGAAACTGATAAACTGGTTACAGTTTATAAATACCGATGATAAGGAGGAAAGAGCCATGATAGCGACCACATCACCCGTATTACAGATATTGAATGAAAAAATAGATGTACTCAGTCTTACCCCCAAAGAACGAAAATTGTATGAATCACGGATGAAGTTGAAAAGCGATATTGCGACTATTTCAGAGGTTCAATTCAATTCAGGCCTTGAGCGCGGATTAGCTGAAGGCGAAGCTCGCGGTTCCCGCCAAAAGGCGCTGGAAACCGCGAAAAATCTCCTGCATTTTGGGTTATCACGGGAAAATATCGCGCAAGCAACCGGACTCTCTCCAGCAGAAGTGGAAGCACTATAA